TTATGCGAAAGTTGATAAATAATTCAAGGCCAGTAGCTTCACAATGATTTAGCATGCCGGCTATAGAAAGGAAAAGGCAAAGGTTCTCATTGTACCCGTAAATTTTGAAaccattaaaaaattatatgtttATTGCAATGGCCACTGAATATCATGCTTCTTGTCAGAAAACTTGGGAGCCATGGAGACTGAAAATTTCTGTTTGGATATAAATAAGCACCATTCAGAAgtgaataaaagattaatgtcaTCCAGGTTGTCACATCCATCCAAAGAAAGAGAACAGCCTGCTTGTCCTTTGGTCATGACAAGATAGCGCCAACTATTGAGTATTGATAGATTTGGTAGAAATGTACAATGAACTTCTAAAGCTGCTGCATGTAGTAACATTAGTATGATAGTTATGaagaagagaatgatgagagAAGTTAGTGCTTTTCTTTATGTTTGTGTTTAAAAATTATAGTTCTGTTATGTTGGATAAGTTcctcaaactagatttcttgttGTGTCACTCTCTGACTCTCATGGATCTAGTTGACATGTAAAAATGTGTATAGGTGAACTCCTtctctttttaaataaaattacaaaGAGCTTATCCAAATCTTTTTTATTGAAAGCTTTTTCAAAACCTGGCTTACAAAACATGCCTTGCCTTTCCCTAACAAACTCAATGAATGGTAAGCAACTGTACGCGTCCCCTACAATAATACTTtgtagatttaaaattcaatgtGCCCATGTGAAGCAATTTAGTTCTGATTGAGAGGCATGCAGAGATACATCCCTAAATCAGTTCAATCtcgcttttttgtttttttgaattaaagtttTTGAAGCTGGCCTGTAAACACCAATTTAGTGCTGGTAGGCATGCCATGATAGATGCACAACATGCTGGTGCCTTACCAACGCATAGCTCTGAGAGGATAGAGGCTACAAGCAAACAGTTGGCATGTTGCATGCTAGTGCATTGGCATAGCTTGCCTTGGAATGATGTGGTATAGTACATAGCATGCTAGGGCCAAGATGACACGCTGCAGATATGTGGTACTTCGGTTCTTGCTTATAAGTTTTATGACAGGCGCCTACTTTGCCAAACCCAAGTTATTTTGGACAGAGAATTCATAATGCTGATGTTAGAGGATCAATGAATGAGGATTTAGTAACCCAACCCCAAGTAGTACGGACGGCGCTTGATGGGTATGGTTACGGTATATCCTAATTTTGCAAACATTGCATAAGCCATGAATCCAAATTATATTCGAGGACTGGAGGTAGTTTGAGTGTTGCTTTATAGAATATTCCTTATCATTAATCATATCTTTATCCATAAAATCAACCACATAAAGATGAGGTTTGTTGATAAAGGTTAAGTTAATTGTGAAATAGCCAACTTCAAGTTATTGTTGAGAAAGGCTTATTGAAGGTCCTCTTCTTCTCATGCTTTGCGGCAAGGTTTTCCTTAGACATATTTGAAGTATTGgtgaagttttataagatgTATATCACATGGAGAAGCTAATATGAAGCTTACACCTTGTTATTTAGTTATGCCTTAAGGGGAGGTATAACCATTAGGTGCTCATGTATTCATGACCAACAAAAATCAAGAGTCatatcttttctttgtttttgctTCATGTTGTATTGTGTCAACTTAGATGCCAGTGCTAATTAGAACCGGGTGTTCTTTTGCACTAGCCATTGAGATTCATTCACATTTGGGGTTGCACTATGTGAACCTTATCAATGCTTGtaacatgtccaaataaataactgtggttttttatttttgaccTTGATTTTCTTTTCGTcgattttattttctaaatcaGTTAAGAAAATCTATGAGGCTTGTGCCTTAAGCCTTAAGGCTTAAGCCTCATCAAGTGGAGAGCCTTAAAATGCATGCCTTTGACTACTGTTGTTTgtttttgatcatttttttttatgtctGAACTTGCCATCCAGAAACCCAGTCATTACAGAGAAGCTAAAGAAATACTACTCTTAATCTGTCAATGAGTAACACATGCCAATACATAAtagaaaactttttcaataccCACTTTGTAGCACACATTCTTTTTGCCGTTCATCTCAATTGAGCAATAGATAGCACAGGGAGCTATCTATGATCTTGTTTCTTCctttataaaaataaagtttttgtAGATAGTTTAACAAATATAACTTTTGATTGTTGAGAAAACTGTTCACTCTACTAATTCCATGAAGTGACACTGCTCAAACTTTACCTCTTTGTCCCTCGGATGCAGAAGAATCCGTCTTCTTTAAGGGAGTGAAATTTAGTAATCATTACTTTTGAACTACTGAATGTGCGAaggtttttaatatcttgttataatttttttctaattagtttcttattaattttttttgactttttttgtcttttctttttttgttttccttttgttCTTACTGATACTTTCAAATATCAGCTTGATGATCCTGCATTAGGTCTGAATTTCTCCTGTTCATCTGAATCAAATGTCTTTTACAGTTGCAGTTATAGAGCATGCCATGCAAGTCCCTGCCTTATTTAATTGAATgagttttatttttcctaattaaTCAAGCACTTTCATTTCATTTTGCACAACAGTTTGGCTAAACAGCTAATTAAGAAAGCAACATGGTCTGTCATGATGGTGCTGTTAAGTATGCTTCTTCTCTGTGCATTTTTTCATAGGCATTGACTATACTTACAGAACAATATGCCTGTCATTTGAATACTATGTAGATTTGTAGACTGTTTTGTGTGCTATCTTTTTGTATTTTACTGTCTAACTTCCTGGTCATGGTTATGCTTATCTGTATTGCAATCCTGATTTTCAGACgctatatttatatttctttatGAATCTCAGTTGAACAAAGTTGTTGGTGAACCAAGGGGCTCAGGAGCAATTGGTGATAGGGGATCCTTTTCTAGAGAAAGTCAGTAAAGTTCTTTTGCTTCAATCCGTTGTTAGTTCATGATTGTTTAATCTTTGATTAACTGGAAAAAATGACATTCGAATTTTGTTGGACAATATTCTGTTCTTATATTTTCTTCTTGCATCTTAGTTAACATCTAAATTTGGACATATCATTTCATGGTCATGCATCCTGTGTTCAATGATACATGGATATTTCTTAAATGTCTGCAAAATTCCTTTTCTGAAATCAGAAGTTTAAGGTAGAAAATCAACATTCTGCTAGGCACAACATTCGCTAACTGAAAGATAGATAAATTCACATTCATATCTGATTACTAACAATTTTTGGCAACTAAAAGAGGACAAAGTTGAATCATTACAGAATTAAACCAAACATATGAAGCCTAATGGATGCATAGTCCAATGTCGATCATTGGTAAGAACAGTATATTCTATTGCTTCTAatcattaacaaactccttaGGAACAAGAAAAATCATTGCTATTGCAAGCATGTATCACTGGGAACCAGGAATGAACAAGTGGATGTTTATATTCCCTTTGAGAGTGAGAGATCAATGAACTTCCATTTATAATATGTTGTCCATAAGTGTATTTGGAACTGTTTCTAGTGATGCATTATGTTTTTGCAGTAGCTACATATTTTAGGAAAGCCATGTGGTTATGGTGTTAATGATGGAAATTTAACTTGGGAGAATGTTATattcttttttaattaaatgAGGGCAATCTTACACCTCAGCATAGCTATCACCCTGAGTTTGTCAAATAATACCATGCCTAATAAATGACATATCATAATGCCGTCTAAACAACTATCCCTCGCCCGAGAGATTCTTGTTTAAAATTTGCAAGCACCAGAGTCCATTAGAGTCTGGAAAGAACAATGTATATGGGAGGATGCTTGAGATGAACATAATCCTATCTGTaggtttatgaaaaaaaaataatagtgtGTGAAAGCAAGATTAAGCATATGCggtaaaggaaaaagaaaaagagcgtCCTAATGCACGAGGCTCTTGCCACCGCAGGGTATAGAGAGGGTTAGATTTATGCATCCTTACCCTCCCTCCATGTGCAAAGAGGCTATTTCCGTGTTTCAAACCCTTCGTAAGGGAGCAACCTTGCTGTTATGCCAAGGCCCACCATCATATGTGAAAAGGAAGCATTTGGAAGAAGTATGGGTAAAATAAGATTGAGCTATTGAACATTCAACAATTTATTTTGAAAGGGGAAGTAAGAAGCCTCACCTTTTGGTAAGAAAACCAAAGGGTCATGACTTTCTTTtcagaaaataaagaaatagagaTTTTCTAGAGATGCAAGGGTAAGGCAATATTGCTTAAGGAGGTGCCTAGAAATATTTGTACCCTCGCATAGGGTTTTTATCATCATAAAAAAGAGCTAGGTGTAGCAAAAGTTGGGTTTGAGGATTGAAGAATAGATACATTGTGATTTCATGGTAAGGTGTTCAGATTTTCTATGGATAATTTCCAGAACAATCATCTCTTGCCTGAAGTCTGGTACTATAAATGATTAGTGTAGATACTGATAACTAGTACTAGATGGTTTTGGCTGAGGAGGAAATgaggaaattgatttttgagatGGCTGGCGAGAGAAGACAGGATAATGATTTCCTTGTTTCACTCAACAAAGATTTTGATGTTGCAAGGTTAACATACATGTAGCTTTCCACAAAAGACAACTCCAATGGCTAAAGTTTACTTTTGTTACCTGCATTCCTGTGAAGGTTAAGTTGTAAAGGATAGCTTGGATGGTACGCCTGTTAGCTTCATGAGTGAGGTCTATAAGATTATTGTGGGGACTTAGGCTTTAAATCTCAGATGCATCCAGACAAAGCTTCTTTCAATTATAGAAAAAGTGCTTTTATGGAAGATTAGATTATTTTTTATGGGGTTTTGGTTACCTTTGTGTGTTTCCAGATGATGCATAATAATagagagctttcttgcaagctagaatcagaaaatatattatgattatGTTAATATGGAATCTCTGGGTTTGCTAGGTTGTGGATGAGATCTAGGTCAGATTGTCACTGCAAATTCTCCCCTTTGATAGCCTTCTTATAAGAGTTTGCTTGTGATAGAGGACTGACAAAAGAGACCCTTTGTAACATTTTTAACCAATATTTGCAATCTCTGTATCGGACCCTGTACCAATACCTTGCTGATACAGGGTTGATACGCCAGGTATAGGGATCGGTTCAGCGTACAGAGTCTCAGTACGCCCTCTATTTCGAGTCTCAATTCGGTATCGGTATAATACGGTACGTCCAGTATGAGGTGGCACGTATGGGTACGGTGAACCCTTTTTATCTTGATCTCTGTTTAGCTGTTATTCTTTGATGTAGTTAGGTAATTTTCTATCGGGGAAAGGGACATGTTGTAATGGCGAGATGTATTCTTTGGAGGCCTGCCTTCGCTTTTCGCATGCTAAAATGTTGTTAATTATCTGTTCAAATTAGATGCACTGAAAGCATGTTCGCTTGTCCCTTCAGGTTCTTCTACTGCAGACTGGGCACAGGAGCAAGATTTCTCAAAGTGCCTAGATCAAAATATATTGGACAATGAAAGTGTCCAGGATGGTAAACGGTGGTGGTCACAGCCACATCCTTCTTCAGCTCGTGCTGGAGAATCCGGACCTCTGTACAGAACCTCCTCATATCCTCAACAACCACCACAACATAATCCTAGTGAACCAATTCTAAGAACTAAATCATCCTATACTTCCTACCCTCCTGGTGGACCGTCACAAGCTTCTCCAAATCACGCACGCCAAATAAATGTCTCATCTCCTACTGCTGGACTCCAGATGCCTTTCTCTGCACCAAATCCCTCCCATTTCTCCCAGCTTCATTTGGCAGGAGTACCTCATGGATTGCAGTATGGTGGAAATATGTCTCAGTTTGGTCCTCCAGGTCTCTCCATTAGTAACAGACAACAGAATTGGTTGAAGCAAGCTAATTTCTTTTCGGGTGAACATTCCAATTTTTCACCTAACTTGATGCAGCAGCAGTTGCCTCAATCAAATGGTCTAATGCCGCCTCAACTATTTCCACCACAGCACCAACATAGAATGCCCCAAATTCAATCATCTCTATCACATATCTCGCAGATGCAGTCTCAGCTGTTCAGTCCACATCCTCCTCCACTACAGATGATGAATAATTTTGAACCAATGCTTGGGATGGCTGAGTTAAGAGACCAGAGATTGAAACCAATGCAAAGGGGGAGACAGATACTTCGATTTGCTCAGCATGGTTCTGATACCAGCAGCCAGAAGAGTGACAATGGATGGCCACAGTTCCGATCTAAGTACATGACAGCTGAAGAGGTAGAAAACATTTTGAGAATGCAGCATGCTGCAACCCATGGCAGTGACCCCTATGTAGATGATTACTACCACCAAGCTTGTCTTGCAAAGAAATCTGCTGGGTCAAGGCTAAAGCACCATTTCTGCCCAACTTCCATTCGGGACCTGCCATCCCGAGCACGTGCTAAAGACGAACCACATGCTTATCTTCAGGTGGATGCTCTTGGGAGGCTTCCCTTTTCTTCTATACGAAGGCCTCGACCTCTTCTTGAAGTTGACCTGCCCTCGGCATCAGGTGATAGCATCCTTGATCAGAAATCTTCTGTGAAGCCTCTTGAAGAAGAGCCAATGTTGGCAGCTAGAATCACCATTGAAGATGGCttttgccttcttcttgatgtaGATGATATTGATCGCTTGCTACAATTCAGCCTGCTACAAGATGGTGGCTCCCCGGTCAAAAGAAGACGGCACGCCCTCCTGGAAGGGCTCGCAGCATCACTTCAGCTAGTTGATCCACTTGGCCCTGGAAAAGCTGGCAATTCAGTGGGTCTAGCCCCAAAAGATGATCTTGTGTTCCTCCGTCTTGTTTCTCTTCCCAAGGGCCGAAAACTTCTTTCACGCTATCTTCAACTTCTAATTCCTGGCAGCGAGCTGGCTCGGATAGTCTGCATGGCTATCTTCCGCCACCTGAGGTTTTTATTTGGTGCATTGCCCTCAGATTCTAGTGCAGCCGAAACTGCTAACAGTCTTGCAAAGACTGTTTCTTTATGCATTTGTGGCATGGATCTGAGCGCCCTCAGTGCTTGCCTTGCTGCTGTAGTTTGTTCATCTGAACAGCCACCGCTTCGCCCTGTTGGAAGTTCTGCTGGTGATGGTGCCTCCATCATAATAAAATCTGTTCTTGAGAGAGCAACAGAGCTGCTGACGGACCGCCATGCTGCAACAAATTACAGCATGTCTAACCGGGCTCTGTGGCAAGCATCATTTGATGCCTTCTTTGGTCTCCTCACGAAGTACTGTCAGAATAAGTATGACACTATAACGCAATCCTTGCTCATGCAGGCACCAAATCCTGCAATTATTGGACCAGATGCAACTAGAGCTATAAGCAGGGAGATGCCGGTGGAGTTGTTACGTGCCAGTCTCCCTCACACTGATGAGCATCAGCGCAAGCTGTTACTTGCTTTTGCTCAGCGGTCCATGCCTGTCACTGGGTATAATGCTATGTCCTAAATCCTGCCAATGCTTCATGCTGCTCCCTCCCATAAATCAAGGTAATCTGGTAACAAGCGGAAAAGGATTCTAggcaaaaaacagaaaaaagggCTTGGGAGGGTGTGGACATTTATGTAAGTCAGGTAACTGGCTTAATGCTAGTATTATCGTTTTGTGGGTGtacttttgcttttcctttgttGAAACTATTGTCCCTGCCTCTTATGTATTGTGCTAGTTCTTTCATGGGAGTTTGTGACTGGAAGTTTCTTCTGGGGAGCTTTATTTTAGTGCTCTAAATTGAAACTCCAGACAAATCTAGGGATAGGAACTGTACAGCTTCTGCTACTTGAAGCCTTTGTCTTTCATTCTTCAAGGATCTAGCAGATGCGGCAAGGTGGAAGTTTTAGTATCCATTTTGGCTGGTGAAGAGAATCTGTCAGCATCTGTGGACCTCTGAATTGTAATCACAActtgtttcttcttttcatttagtgtAAACTTGGAGGATTTCAAATACTTCTTGGATTCAATCCTTAATTACTGTGTACGTGGCAGCAGGCGTAATGATCATCTGTATGTCGACTTCCAGCACATATGTCAAGTATAAAGTTTCTCAATTTTAATCTCAATAGTATTGAATATTGCTATTTGCGTTTGTTATGATTGTGGGGCtccattgttttatttgtaaaaTATGAAGTACGTGATGACAGATTGCACACTTCATTCTTTTACCAGTGGATACTGTTGGAGTGTTGTGATGAGATTAAAATGTATTTTGTGGAAGTTATACAGAATTGATGCATGCTGGGAGAAGCTATCAATCTTTCAAAGGTATGCTAATCTCttactgaaaaagaaaaaaacaaacaaaagttTGATGATTAAAGGGGTCATTTGGTGCTGCATTTTCTAGTGATTGATTTTGCCAATTGGAATATTTTTGGATGCATGATGGTTGCTGTGGATCCATTGGCCATTAAACTGTTTGTCTGGGGTTTGTGAGATTAGGGGATGTGACccaagctgaaaaagatgtgtAAGTATGTCTAAAGCTGACTCTGGTAATTAGGGCATCTGAGACCTTGGATCATGTTTACTCTCGTAGATTGCTGTAAGGATGATGGGGAAGTAATGCATTTAATACTGCATAAAGACGGTTGAATTTCGTAGATATCTTTCTCTAGTATCTGATGAGATCGATAATATACTGTGCTCGAATCCAATCCATCCAATGTTCTTGGTAGCCATATCCTTCTTTCGAGCACGATGGTTGGGGAGAAGACCAGGACGTTTTGCAGTTTACTCATGACGTGATATAGTGGTATTTTAGTAGTTTGTGTTTCTTTATTTGGTGATGAGTATAATTAAAGCTTGTTCTTGAGGAAAGTTATAAACTCTTGGTAGTTTTCTGGTAGATTCCAGTGTTAATGTACTTGGGTAAACATATACATCAAGCTAACCTTATAGAGGGAAAGCTTGGTCTTGGCCCATTTTGGTAACTACACTTTTATGGTATGTTGAGACTTTAGAGTAGGTTTGCATTTGATTTCTTCAGTAATTAGAACTTTGGTtctcatattgaattttgcaaCTTTGTATTTTGGGATATGGTCATGTTTTGGATTACAAAAACAGGCTTCTATCTCTACAAAGAAGCGATCGGACAGTCTATCATgtgcaaattattttattttctaacctGATCAACACATTGTCATCGGAAAACAGATGTAGAAAATGATTTAGTGTATGTGGTATGTGAACCTTGAGTCCTCCTCCTACCTCCAAGTGGTGAGTGGTTGCTGGCTGGAAGTTTTTTTTATTCGACTGGTAGTGCCAGGTTATGTCGATCACTGAGCTCTATGCGTGGCCCTGGGGAGGACAATTTTGGTCTGTTTGAATGCTTGTTTCATCAGACGCGTCGAATGTGGTCGTTCTTACAGGGATGTTGTTCCATCTAattgtgcatgcatgcatttcTGTTCTATTGAGAATAATGGTGAGAACTAtacatttttaattttagaaCCTCTCTTTAGCACAGGCATTGAGGAGAGATACAATCAGCGGATTGATCATTGCATCATTGTAGTATTCTGTGGGCAATCAGAAATCTATAATTGCTTGAAACTCGAGTTGCAATTGTCTCGATAGTATGATATACTTTACAGTCCCTTGACACCTAGAGCCTCAGTTGgtggattctctctctctctttctctctctctgtgcgtgCGTTATAGTTTCATTCTAGTTTCATCATTATGGATGGGATTAATTATTCAGGGACCTTTGAGTCATCTTTCAGAAAGgagctctcttcttcttcttttttctttttttttttctcttttttttttttttgctaaaccggGTGATCTATACAACACGtgtacggatacacccaataaaatcggaaaacaAAACATCCCGGAGCTCCCGAGGCAGCTCTCCGTCCCCAGCCCATAAGGTACTACCGGCATGGTTAGCCACGTACgtggccacccaatccgcagccccgTTGGCTTCTCTAAACACATGCTTCGCCTGGACCACCCCTCCGTCCCTCATCATCAACCCGATATCGCGGATCAAGGGATGGTCGGCAGCACCGGCTCTCAGACCCCCCTGGATCCAACTAATGaccgtagccgagtcaccctccaagatGACCGATCTAGCTGAGAGCACATGCTGAGCGTGTCGAAGACCCGCCCAGGCAGCTCTCAGCTCCGCTCCAGAAACCGTGCAGTCAAATACCTGACAGCCTCCCGCCGCCACTATCCTGGAGGTCGGGTCccgaataacaaaacccgcTCCACCTATCGTGCGAAAGGAACTCTCTTTGGGGCTGGGAATTTCAGAGCAATAACAAATGCTGGGGCTGGGATTAATTATCCGCTTCTGTCCCCACTTCAAATGAAAAGGTGCCCTTGGGAATATGTCTTTGGCTGACTCAAACTTTGTACTGTAATAAATTAACATATTGGCAACTTTTTATTAGTAGACAACCGGTTGAAATGGTATAATTATGGAGAGTGGATAGTTTGGATAGTTAAAACCATCTAAAATAACTCACAACATTTGTGAAAGAAAAGTGGTTTCTTATCCAAAAAAGGGGCAGTGGTCTGAGAACAGATGTAATTGGAGGATGGTAGAGTTAGGTATGTCTTGAGTTTATAAGATCTAGAGGATCTTTTTTCCGGAGCGGAGTGGGGGAAGCGAGTGGAAATTTGAGTGCAGATCAAAGTCTTAAGTCTATGTTATGTAGTCAGAGTCCACAGGCCCTTTGACTAACAAGGGGAAATAGAATTCTATGCAAAACAAATTAAAGGCAATTTCCTTAATCACATCCAAAATTTTGAGTTGAGCCCGCCACATGGATGGATCAAGATAGATGCGAATGGTTTCGACTCTCATGTTTGAGACAATGAAACTATGAAAGGAGCAGATCATACTACTTATGTCAAGAGTGGACAGCCATGGTGGACTTATGCTTAGAGCAGCCTAGATGAAGACATGGAAATTTGAAGTTACTTGCTAAATACGATTCCTCGATGGAAAGCAAAGTCTGAATGTTCCGCAGGATATGTTTAGAATCAGACATTTATTTTAGTCAGTTACTGTACAAGAATATCATACACTTCTTTAAAATTCAATGAGAGAATTGTTTTCAGCTCGAATCAACTAATTTTGACTTCGAAGAGCACTAACATATTctcgaaaaaaaagaggaaaaaaatggCAACATTCAAACAAGACCAAGTCATGCAATGTGGAAGACAAAATGCAAGGAAGTGCAGGGAAGCAATTTTTTCCTATAGGAGTTGATTATGTGAATGCATAGAAATAGAACTGGTCAGTTTTCTTAGATGCTTCTCATCCTCATAGATcatatccaagctcaagaccaGAGCTGCACTCCTTTGTTGACTGGATGAGCTACAAGATCTTCCTAACTGGTATGATGATGACATGCTAACTGGTCTCATGTGGGTCCCACTGGAAACACACCATATTCTCACCCTTTGTAGGCCCCCTCCCCCTCTAATGACACATGTCAACTACTCAGATACATGGCACTGCCATGGGTGAAGCAAGTTAGCTTGCAGCTGATCCAGACATGGAGGTTGGCTGGGACTTGGGCAATGTGTGGAAGCTGGGCATTGTTGGCTGTTTACATTAGGTCAAGGAGATGACTTTCTTGAAAGCAACAAAACCTAACTAATCCTGTACTATTTTGAATCCCTTTTGGTGGATTATACCAATTGGAAGGCAGAAAAAAACTTCCTACCTACCAGaaactgagagagagagagagagagagagagagagagagagagagagttacaTGGAGAGATTATTGATGAAGGTCAACACATGCATGTGATCCATAGAAGCTTcagcatatattttatttaagaaaGGTAAATACtttaataataaaggtatataaATTATTCTCACATATAGTCTTTAAGTAGCAAACGAGGTAATGGCATATGCATCCATGCAGC
This is a stretch of genomic DNA from Phoenix dactylifera cultivar Barhee BC4 chromosome 9, palm_55x_up_171113_PBpolish2nd_filt_p, whole genome shotgun sequence. It encodes these proteins:
- the LOC103695506 gene encoding protein PAT1 homolog 1-like — its product is MAGLDGEGGVSEDPAGPDNGFGRLAGGLSENARFDASQYAFFGNDVMEEVELGGLEEVDGGDPGFIGLNDQDNQFSYLGDGVEGDGLGSLSDIDDLASTFSKLNKVVGEPRGSGAIGDRGSFSRESSSTADWAQEQDFSKCLDQNILDNESVQDGKRWWSQPHPSSARAGESGPLYRTSSYPQQPPQHNPSEPILRTKSSYTSYPPGGPSQASPNHARQINVSSPTAGLQMPFSAPNPSHFSQLHLAGVPHGLQYGGNMSQFGPPGLSISNRQQNWLKQANFFSGEHSNFSPNLMQQQLPQSNGLMPPQLFPPQHQHRMPQIQSSLSHISQMQSQLFSPHPPPLQMMNNFEPMLGMAELRDQRLKPMQRGRQILRFAQHGSDTSSQKSDNGWPQFRSKYMTAEEVENILRMQHAATHGSDPYVDDYYHQACLAKKSAGSRLKHHFCPTSIRDLPSRARAKDEPHAYLQVDALGRLPFSSIRRPRPLLEVDLPSASGDSILDQKSSVKPLEEEPMLAARITIEDGFCLLLDVDDIDRLLQFSLLQDGGSPVKRRRHALLEGLAASLQLVDPLGPGKAGNSVGLAPKDDLVFLRLVSLPKGRKLLSRYLQLLIPGSELARIVCMAIFRHLRFLFGALPSDSSAAETANSLAKTVSLCICGMDLSALSACLAAVVCSSEQPPLRPVGSSAGDGASIIIKSVLERATELLTDRHAATNYSMSNRALWQASFDAFFGLLTKYCQNKYDTITQSLLMQAPNPAIIGPDATRAISREMPVELLRASLPHTDEHQRKLLLAFAQRSMPVTGYNAMS